Proteins co-encoded in one Neodiprion lecontei isolate iyNeoLeco1 chromosome 3, iyNeoLeco1.1, whole genome shotgun sequence genomic window:
- the LOC107220478 gene encoding max-like protein X isoform X1 — MADLPYKDGYEPQGMAMHSGAGSDGDMKLEPSSPTERYTFSRCSSTGSINTPSSSAHNTEDEDSDNKNSTISYKERRREAHTQAEQKRRDAIKKGYDSLQDLVPTCQHTDSSGYKLSKATVLQKSIDYIQFLLQQKKKQEEERNALRKEVVALRIMQANYEQIVKAHQTQPGHAEARVSDEAKFQVFQAIMDRLFQTFSNVSVANFAELSACVFSWLEEHCKPQTLREVVISVLQQFNNPIS; from the exons ATGGCCGATCTACCGTACAAAGACGGATACGAACCCC AAGGAATGGCGATGCACAGCGGAGCAGGATCGGATGGAGATATGAAATTGGAGCCGTCTAGTCCTACCGAAAGATATACCTTTTCCCGATGCAGTAGCACTGGTTCCATCAATACTCCTTCGTCATCTGCACATAACACTG aAGATGAAGACAGTGAcaataaaaattctacaatCAGTTACAAAGAGCGTCGCAGAGAAGCTCATACTCAGGCAGAACAGAAACGAAGAGATGCCATAAAAAAGGGTTACGACTCTCTTCAAGACTTAGTTCCCACCTGTCAGCACACAGATTCATCTGGCTACAAATTGTCTAAGGCGACAGTTCTTCAAAAATCAATTGACTATATACAGTTTCTCTTGCaacaaaagaagaaacagGAGGAGGAACGTAATGCTCTCCGAAAAGAGGTCGTAGCTCTAAGGATAATGCAAGCCAATTACGAACAGATCGTCAAGGCTCACCAGACCCAGCCTGGTCATGCTGAGGCACGCGTATCGGACGAAGCTAAATTCCAAGTG TTTCAGGCAATTATGGACCGCTTGTTTCAAACTTTTAGCAACGTTTCAGTAGCTAATTTTGCCGAATTATCAGCCTGTGTATTCAGCTGGTTGGAGGAACATTGTAAACCGCAG
- the LOC107220478 gene encoding max-like protein X isoform X2: MADLPYKDGYEPQGMAMHSGAGSDGDMKLEPSSPTERYTFSRCSSTGSINTPSSSAHNTDEDSDNKNSTISYKERRREAHTQAEQKRRDAIKKGYDSLQDLVPTCQHTDSSGYKLSKATVLQKSIDYIQFLLQQKKKQEEERNALRKEVVALRIMQANYEQIVKAHQTQPGHAEARVSDEAKFQVFQAIMDRLFQTFSNVSVANFAELSACVFSWLEEHCKPQTLREVVISVLQQFNNPIS, from the exons ATGGCCGATCTACCGTACAAAGACGGATACGAACCCC AAGGAATGGCGATGCACAGCGGAGCAGGATCGGATGGAGATATGAAATTGGAGCCGTCTAGTCCTACCGAAAGATATACCTTTTCCCGATGCAGTAGCACTGGTTCCATCAATACTCCTTCGTCATCTGCACATAACACTG ATGAAGACAGTGAcaataaaaattctacaatCAGTTACAAAGAGCGTCGCAGAGAAGCTCATACTCAGGCAGAACAGAAACGAAGAGATGCCATAAAAAAGGGTTACGACTCTCTTCAAGACTTAGTTCCCACCTGTCAGCACACAGATTCATCTGGCTACAAATTGTCTAAGGCGACAGTTCTTCAAAAATCAATTGACTATATACAGTTTCTCTTGCaacaaaagaagaaacagGAGGAGGAACGTAATGCTCTCCGAAAAGAGGTCGTAGCTCTAAGGATAATGCAAGCCAATTACGAACAGATCGTCAAGGCTCACCAGACCCAGCCTGGTCATGCTGAGGCACGCGTATCGGACGAAGCTAAATTCCAAGTG TTTCAGGCAATTATGGACCGCTTGTTTCAAACTTTTAGCAACGTTTCAGTAGCTAATTTTGCCGAATTATCAGCCTGTGTATTCAGCTGGTTGGAGGAACATTGTAAACCGCAG
- the LOC107220478 gene encoding max-like protein X isoform X3, with protein MAMHSGAGSDGDMKLEPSSPTERYTFSRCSSTGSINTPSSSAHNTEDEDSDNKNSTISYKERRREAHTQAEQKRRDAIKKGYDSLQDLVPTCQHTDSSGYKLSKATVLQKSIDYIQFLLQQKKKQEEERNALRKEVVALRIMQANYEQIVKAHQTQPGHAEARVSDEAKFQVFQAIMDRLFQTFSNVSVANFAELSACVFSWLEEHCKPQTLREVVISVLQQFNNPIS; from the exons ATGGCGATGCACAGCGGAGCAGGATCGGATGGAGATATGAAATTGGAGCCGTCTAGTCCTACCGAAAGATATACCTTTTCCCGATGCAGTAGCACTGGTTCCATCAATACTCCTTCGTCATCTGCACATAACACTG aAGATGAAGACAGTGAcaataaaaattctacaatCAGTTACAAAGAGCGTCGCAGAGAAGCTCATACTCAGGCAGAACAGAAACGAAGAGATGCCATAAAAAAGGGTTACGACTCTCTTCAAGACTTAGTTCCCACCTGTCAGCACACAGATTCATCTGGCTACAAATTGTCTAAGGCGACAGTTCTTCAAAAATCAATTGACTATATACAGTTTCTCTTGCaacaaaagaagaaacagGAGGAGGAACGTAATGCTCTCCGAAAAGAGGTCGTAGCTCTAAGGATAATGCAAGCCAATTACGAACAGATCGTCAAGGCTCACCAGACCCAGCCTGGTCATGCTGAGGCACGCGTATCGGACGAAGCTAAATTCCAAGTG TTTCAGGCAATTATGGACCGCTTGTTTCAAACTTTTAGCAACGTTTCAGTAGCTAATTTTGCCGAATTATCAGCCTGTGTATTCAGCTGGTTGGAGGAACATTGTAAACCGCAG